One part of the Arthrobacter tumbae genome encodes these proteins:
- the nadE gene encoding ammonia-dependent NAD(+) synthetase encodes MRELQVKIIDEMGVRPTIDPAEEIRRRVDFLKDYVRATGTKGFVLGISGGLDSTLAGKLAQLAADELRADGVEATFVAARLPYNVQHDEEDAQAALAFIEPDRSVVYNVAPAVDGFQREFTSAAGNEMSDFNKGNVKARVRMVAQYALAGDDNLLVIGTDHGAESVTGFFTKYGDGGADILPLFGLNKRQNREVLKELGAQERLYNKIPTADLLDENPGQADEHELGLTYEQIDDYLEGRDVPEEAAQLIERRYLMTRHKRTVPVSIDDSWWR; translated from the coding sequence ATGCGCGAACTCCAGGTGAAGATCATCGACGAAATGGGCGTACGCCCCACCATCGACCCTGCGGAGGAGATCCGCCGGCGCGTGGACTTTCTCAAGGACTACGTCCGGGCCACCGGCACCAAAGGTTTCGTGCTCGGAATCAGCGGCGGCCTGGACTCCACCCTTGCCGGAAAGCTCGCGCAGCTGGCGGCGGATGAGCTGCGGGCTGACGGCGTGGAGGCAACGTTTGTTGCGGCCCGCCTGCCGTACAACGTTCAGCATGATGAGGAGGACGCGCAGGCGGCCCTGGCGTTCATCGAACCGGACCGGTCCGTTGTCTACAACGTCGCTCCCGCCGTCGACGGTTTCCAGCGTGAGTTTACCAGCGCCGCAGGCAACGAGATGTCCGATTTCAACAAGGGCAACGTCAAGGCGCGCGTACGCATGGTGGCGCAGTACGCGCTCGCCGGTGACGACAACCTGCTGGTCATCGGCACGGATCACGGCGCGGAATCCGTCACCGGCTTCTTCACCAAGTACGGTGACGGCGGGGCGGACATCCTTCCGTTGTTCGGCCTGAACAAACGGCAGAACCGCGAGGTCCTGAAGGAACTCGGCGCCCAGGAGCGCCTCTACAACAAGATTCCCACCGCGGATCTGCTGGATGAGAATCCGGGCCAGGCGGACGAGCACGAGCTTGGCCTCACCTACGAGCAGATCGATGACTACCTCGAAGGACGGGATGTTCCGGAAGAAGCCGCGCAGCTGATCGAGCGCCGTTACCTGATGACCCGGCACAAGCGCACCGTCCCGGTTTCCATCGACGACTCGTGGTGGCGCTGA
- a CDS encoding exodeoxyribonuclease III → MKIATWNVNSLRARADRVEAWLDRSDADVLAIQETKCKDDNFPWDMFEKSGYEVAHFGLSQWNGVAIASRVGLTDVERTFPGQPVFGKDTDPVQEARAIGATCGGVRVWSLYVPNGRALGDPHMAYKVEWLDVLRKHAVGLLEADPSAQVALTGDWNIAPQDEDVWDIDLFVNNGYTHVSPPERAAFHAFESSGFTDVVRPHTPGPGVYTYWDYKQLSFPKRMGMRIDFILASPALAGRVTGASIDREERKGKGASDHAPVIVELT, encoded by the coding sequence GTGAAGATTGCTACCTGGAACGTCAATTCCCTCCGAGCCCGTGCCGACCGTGTGGAAGCCTGGCTTGACCGCTCCGATGCGGACGTCCTCGCCATCCAGGAAACCAAGTGCAAAGACGACAACTTCCCCTGGGACATGTTCGAGAAGAGCGGCTACGAGGTGGCGCACTTCGGTCTGAGCCAGTGGAACGGCGTAGCCATTGCGTCCCGTGTGGGGCTGACCGACGTTGAGCGCACCTTCCCGGGGCAGCCAGTGTTCGGAAAGGACACGGACCCGGTGCAGGAGGCCCGCGCCATCGGTGCCACCTGCGGCGGCGTGCGGGTCTGGAGCCTGTACGTTCCGAACGGGCGGGCGCTCGGAGACCCGCATATGGCCTACAAGGTGGAATGGCTCGATGTGCTGCGCAAGCACGCCGTCGGGCTGCTCGAAGCGGATCCTTCAGCCCAGGTGGCGCTCACCGGTGACTGGAACATCGCGCCGCAGGATGAGGACGTCTGGGATATCGACCTCTTCGTCAACAACGGCTACACGCATGTGAGCCCGCCGGAGCGCGCCGCGTTCCATGCGTTCGAGAGCTCGGGCTTCACCGACGTTGTCCGCCCCCACACCCCGGGCCCGGGTGTGTACACCTACTGGGACTACAAGCAGCTGAGCTTCCCCAAGCGCATGGGCATGCGCATCGACTTCATCCTGGCTTCGCCCGCCCTCGCCGGGCGGGTCACCGGAGCGTCGATCGACCGGGAGGAACGCAAGGGTAAGGGCGCCTCGGACCACGCACCGGTCATCGTGGAGCTGACCTGA